A genomic segment from uncultured Marinifilum sp. encodes:
- the sppA gene encoding signal peptide peptidase SppA gives MKSFFKFTFASIVGVIIGGFLLLFLGIMIIAGIASSADKTVTIKDKSILEIKLDKQLADRSTDNPLDEIDLPGMSNKSTIGLTTILKSIEKAKTDDKIEGIYLNIGEVSANFGGVASIEEIRNKLKEFKESGKFIVSYNNFGYSQKTYYLNTVADSIFLNPEASLFIVGMGGEMTFYRKFLQKIGVEAQVIRVGKYKSATEQFFRDDMSAESRKQTMAYVGAIWNQILTGISEERGISVEKLNELIDNFAIKKASDAKDNNLIDDVIYQDEMNAKLRQLSNIKKDKKLRLVSISDYAKSPDSDKKYSKNKIAVIYASGAIGMKQSESEIGPELANTIRKARRDSTIKAIVLRVNSPGGSALVSDIIWREVDLASQEKPVIASMGNVAASGGYYIACPADTIVADKNTITGSIGIYGLFFSGEELIKEKIGFTTDSYGTNKHSAFGGAYPLMVLPISSRKFTPTEKEIIQGIINNGYDTFRSRVSKGRNMTMDEVHEVAQGRVWNAMDAKENGLVDVLGGLETAIEIAKAKAGLEEYRLVSLPKQKDPIEELVKGLTGEAKIRILKGELGDTYRFYDQAQNLINLGGIQARIPYEIELN, from the coding sequence ATGAAAAGTTTCTTCAAATTTACATTTGCTTCTATTGTAGGAGTTATTATAGGTGGATTTCTTCTACTTTTTTTAGGAATAATGATTATTGCTGGTATTGCATCAAGTGCAGATAAGACTGTTACAATTAAAGATAAAAGTATTCTTGAAATTAAATTAGACAAACAATTAGCCGATAGATCTACTGATAATCCTCTAGATGAAATAGATTTACCGGGAATGAGTAATAAATCGACTATTGGTCTTACTACAATTCTTAAAAGTATTGAAAAAGCAAAAACCGATGATAAAATCGAAGGTATTTATTTAAATATTGGAGAAGTATCAGCTAATTTTGGTGGCGTAGCCTCAATTGAAGAAATTAGAAATAAACTAAAAGAATTTAAGGAAAGTGGAAAATTCATTGTTAGTTATAACAATTTTGGATATTCTCAAAAAACCTACTACTTAAACACTGTTGCCGATAGTATTTTCTTAAATCCTGAAGCAAGCCTTTTTATTGTTGGTATGGGTGGAGAAATGACATTCTATCGTAAATTTTTACAAAAAATTGGTGTAGAAGCACAAGTAATTAGAGTAGGAAAATACAAGTCGGCTACCGAGCAATTTTTTAGAGATGATATGAGTGCTGAGAGCCGTAAACAAACAATGGCGTATGTTGGAGCCATCTGGAATCAGATACTTACTGGTATTTCTGAAGAGAGAGGTATTTCTGTTGAAAAATTAAATGAGTTGATTGATAATTTCGCAATCAAAAAAGCTAGCGATGCAAAAGACAACAATTTAATTGATGATGTAATTTATCAGGATGAAATGAATGCTAAATTACGCCAGCTTTCAAACATTAAAAAAGACAAGAAACTAAGATTAGTTAGTATTTCTGACTATGCTAAATCTCCCGATTCGGATAAAAAATATTCAAAAAATAAGATTGCAGTTATTTATGCCAGCGGCGCAATTGGAATGAAACAGAGTGAATCAGAAATTGGTCCCGAACTTGCCAACACAATTCGTAAAGCTCGTCGCGATTCAACAATTAAAGCAATTGTTTTGCGTGTAAACTCTCCAGGAGGAAGTGCATTGGTTTCTGATATTATATGGAGAGAAGTTGACTTGGCATCACAAGAGAAACCAGTAATTGCATCAATGGGTAATGTAGCTGCTTCGGGTGGTTATTATATTGCCTGCCCAGCAGATACAATTGTTGCCGATAAAAATACAATTACAGGTTCTATAGGAATTTATGGATTATTTTTCTCGGGAGAAGAGTTAATAAAGGAAAAAATAGGTTTTACTACCGATTCTTACGGCACAAACAAACATTCCGCTTTTGGTGGTGCTTATCCTTTAATGGTTCTACCAATATCATCTAGAAAATTTACTCCAACTGAAAAAGAAATTATTCAGGGAATTATTAATAATGGATATGATACCTTCCGAAGTCGTGTTTCTAAAGGTCGTAATATGACTATGGATGAAGTACACGAAGTTGCACAAGGTAGAGTTTGGAATGCAATGGATGCAAAGGAAAACGGACTAGTTGATGTACTAGGTGGCTTAGAAACTGCTATCGAAATTGCTAAAGCAAAAGCTGGTTTGGAAGAATACAGACTTGTTTCTTTACCAAAACAAAAAGATCCAATTGAAGAATTAGTTAAAGGATTAACAGGTGAGGCTAAAATTAGAATTCTTAAAGGTGAACTTGGAGACACTTACAGATTCTACGATCAAGCTCAAAACCTAATTAATCTGGGTGGAATTCAGGCTCGTATACCTTACGAAATAGAATTGAACTAA
- the upp gene encoding uracil phosphoribosyltransferase, producing MVVHTLGANNSLFNQFIAEIRDVNVQNDPLRFRRNLERVGEIFAYEISKVLEFSEESIQTPLGEAKTNLPSCEVVVASILRAGLPLHTGLLNYFDRSENAFISAYRKHTDDGKFTVNFEYISSPSIDGKVVILADPMLATGSSMELAYKAMLTKGTPKHVHVVSVIASQEGVDFIKNCLPEENTTLWMGAVDKDLNSKSYIVPGCGDAGDLAFGAKLG from the coding sequence ATGGTGGTCCATACTTTAGGAGCAAACAACTCCCTTTTTAACCAATTTATAGCTGAAATCAGAGACGTAAATGTGCAAAATGATCCTCTTCGCTTTAGAAGAAATCTTGAAAGAGTAGGTGAAATTTTTGCGTACGAAATCAGTAAAGTCCTAGAATTCTCTGAAGAATCAATTCAAACCCCTCTTGGAGAAGCAAAAACAAATCTTCCTTCGTGCGAAGTGGTAGTCGCTTCTATTCTTAGAGCAGGTTTACCTTTACATACTGGTCTTTTAAACTATTTCGACAGATCTGAAAATGCATTTATCTCTGCTTACAGGAAACATACCGATGATGGCAAATTTACTGTCAACTTTGAATATATCTCTTCTCCATCGATAGATGGTAAAGTGGTAATTCTTGCAGATCCAATGTTAGCAACTGGTTCATCGATGGAATTAGCATACAAAGCTATGCTTACCAAGGGAACTCCTAAGCATGTTCATGTAGTTTCGGTTATTGCAAGTCAGGAAGGCGTTGATTTTATTAAAAATTGTTTACCTGAAGAGAATACAACTCTTTGGATGGGAGCTGTTGATAAGGATTTAAATTCTAAATCATATATCGTTCCAGGTTGTGGCGATGCAGGCGATTTAGCTTTTGGAGCAAAATTAGGATAA
- the folK gene encoding 2-amino-4-hydroxy-6-hydroxymethyldihydropteridine diphosphokinase, which translates to MAKVYFLIGGNLGDREQILSKTVSLLNERVGRIVKLSSIFETEPWGFQHELSFLNQVVFCETDLLPLEVLNITQSIEQDLGRVRKKNRYSERTIDVDLLFYDDLIMDTERLELPHPRMGERMFALAPLAEIAPNFIHPVIKKTILEIKKHCSDSSIVKKFKA; encoded by the coding sequence ATGGCTAAAGTATATTTTTTAATTGGTGGGAATTTGGGCGATAGAGAACAAATACTCAGTAAAACAGTAAGTTTGTTAAACGAGAGGGTAGGGCGAATTGTGAAACTTTCCTCTATTTTCGAAACGGAACCGTGGGGATTCCAACACGAATTAAGTTTCCTGAATCAGGTGGTATTTTGTGAAACAGATTTATTGCCGCTTGAAGTCCTAAACATAACTCAATCTATTGAGCAGGATTTAGGAAGAGTACGTAAGAAGAATCGCTATAGCGAGCGCACTATCGATGTAGATTTATTATTTTACGACGATTTAATTATGGATACAGAAAGATTGGAGCTTCCACATCCAAGAATGGGAGAGCGAATGTTTGCATTAGCTCCTTTGGCCGAAATTGCACCAAATTTTATTCATCCGGTAATAAAGAAGACTATTCTGGAAATAAAAAAACATTGTTCCGATTCATCAATAGTTAAAAAATTTAAAGCATAA